A window of the Mesotoga prima MesG1.Ag.4.2 genome harbors these coding sequences:
- a CDS encoding ABC transporter permease, which yields MQAARTLSLRKLLLSLLLVVCILSVWALIIWFGGESPFKGFSFIIEGSLGNHYQLLSTLNKMVPLILAAAAVAVPAWTGMWNIGGEGQLLLGAFGAALVGFSIDFGAGIVNIVVALLVSAAFGMAWAAWPAIFKIKLRMDEVVTTLMGNYIAAQLIAYLINKPFRDPRSPLAQTPYIKSNYVIPYLFEGSQFSATFFIAIGIVLVLFVFRKKFIMGYEFEITGSNSVFAELSGVKVKKIKLLSMLIGGALAGLAGGLLVLGMTQRVMQSFPPGYGFTGLLICLLAFNDPLIIIGIAFLFSVLQTGSVNLQLFSSVPAEISGVLQAVMVLFVAAFKTFIVGRGDN from the coding sequence ATGCAAGCTGCACGAACTCTTAGTCTAAGAAAGCTCCTTCTCTCGCTTCTTCTCGTAGTTTGTATCTTATCGGTTTGGGCACTGATTATATGGTTTGGCGGAGAGTCACCTTTCAAAGGATTCAGCTTTATTATTGAAGGTTCACTAGGCAACCACTATCAGCTTTTGTCTACTTTAAACAAAATGGTTCCATTGATTTTAGCCGCAGCCGCCGTTGCCGTTCCTGCATGGACCGGAATGTGGAACATCGGTGGAGAGGGTCAGTTATTGTTGGGAGCATTCGGGGCTGCTCTAGTCGGTTTTTCTATAGATTTCGGAGCGGGTATCGTGAACATTGTCGTGGCCCTTTTGGTATCTGCTGCATTTGGTATGGCCTGGGCTGCGTGGCCTGCGATATTCAAGATCAAGTTGAGAATGGATGAGGTAGTTACTACTCTGATGGGGAACTACATCGCCGCTCAGTTGATAGCCTATTTGATCAACAAACCATTTAGAGACCCTCGATCACCTCTTGCCCAGACTCCCTATATAAAGTCGAATTATGTCATTCCATATTTGTTCGAAGGGTCACAGTTTTCCGCGACTTTTTTTATTGCTATAGGGATAGTTTTGGTTCTATTCGTATTCAGGAAGAAGTTCATCATGGGATATGAATTTGAAATCACTGGAAGCAACTCGGTTTTTGCAGAGTTGAGTGGAGTTAAGGTCAAGAAGATAAAGCTTCTGTCGATGCTCATTGGAGGTGCTTTGGCAGGTCTAGCCGGTGGTCTTCTGGTCCTGGGAATGACACAAAGGGTTATGCAAAGTTTTCCACCGGGATACGGATTTACTGGTCTCCTGATTTGTCTACTTGCATTCAATGATCCACTGATCATTATTGGGATTGCCTTTCTCTTCTCTGTACTTCAAACCGGAAGTGTGAATCTACAGTTGTTCTCGTCGGTTCCGGCTGAGATTAGCGGTGTTCTTCAAGCGGTTATGGTTTTATTTGTAGCTGCATTCAAGACCTTCATTGTTGGACGGGGGGATAATTAG
- a CDS encoding ABC transporter permease: MDMELITTLFRTSIRMATPILLASLGGALTYHAGIINVAMEGLMLISAFFSVVFSYLTGNAFYGIIAGMMASILISLLYSVFVSFLKANNFAIGFAINILVSSLTLFLMRIMFKGENAFNSPDIAPIPELKLITGNYFLDNYILNFSILTYLSILIAFVLAFIVYKTSFGLRLRVCGEMPQALTTAGVKVGFVQLCSSVLCGALCGLAGAQLSLYNVRMFSREMTGGRGFVALAAILISGGKPKRILVISLLFGVFDALSVKLQGEKVAPQFALMLPYVMSVVVLLLFHLKSRKGLKNA, encoded by the coding sequence ATGGACATGGAATTGATCACTACACTATTTCGAACATCAATCCGAATGGCGACTCCAATTCTGCTTGCATCGTTAGGAGGGGCACTAACTTATCATGCAGGTATAATCAACGTGGCTATGGAAGGACTCATGCTGATTAGCGCCTTCTTCTCCGTAGTGTTTTCATATCTTACAGGGAATGCTTTTTACGGCATAATTGCCGGAATGATGGCTTCCATTCTAATATCATTGCTGTACTCAGTTTTTGTAAGTTTCTTGAAAGCAAACAACTTCGCAATCGGTTTTGCAATAAACATATTGGTGAGTTCACTCACTTTATTCCTTATGAGAATCATGTTTAAGGGAGAAAATGCATTCAACTCTCCAGATATAGCGCCAATTCCTGAACTCAAACTCATAACTGGAAACTACTTTCTAGACAACTACATTCTGAATTTCAGTATACTCACTTATCTTTCAATTCTGATTGCTTTTGTCTTGGCATTCATAGTCTACAAGACCTCCTTTGGGCTCAGGCTTAGGGTTTGTGGAGAGATGCCTCAGGCCCTTACAACAGCAGGTGTGAAGGTGGGGTTTGTTCAACTGTGTTCCAGCGTTTTGTGTGGAGCTCTCTGTGGACTTGCGGGGGCACAGCTTTCGCTATACAACGTAAGGATGTTCTCCCGCGAGATGACGGGCGGGAGAGGTTTTGTAGCACTTGCCGCGATTCTAATTTCGGGGGGAAAACCGAAGAGGATACTTGTCATCTCTCTGCTCTTTGGTGTTTTCGATGCTCTTTCTGTCAAGCTGCAAGGCGAGAAGGTCGCGCCTCAGTTCGCTCTAATGCTGCCTTATGTGATGAGTGTAGTCGTTCTGCTGTTGTTTCATCTGAAGTCCAGAAAGGGACTGAAGAACGCCTGA